A stretch of Phragmites australis chromosome 12, lpPhrAust1.1, whole genome shotgun sequence DNA encodes these proteins:
- the LOC133886950 gene encoding oil body-associated protein 1A, whose product MASSCHNVDVPGKPTEKGTALLETATGTIQGFAPLNQIHQHLCAFHFYADDMTRQVEAHHFCAHLTEDVRQCLVFDAPGADARLIGVEYIVSEKVFLTLPDDEKPLWHTHEFEVKGGLLFMPGVPGMVERQDLEKVCKTYGKAIHFWQVDRGDALPLGLPQIMMAITREGQLRQDLADCVEKKLSLSFQKERENRAYMSGLDHGIHPLANAAGKGLKTEIRVVDISANTKASAGRVFT is encoded by the exons ATGGCGTCGTCGTGCCACAACGTGGATGTGCCCGGTAAGCCGACGGAGAAGGGCACGGCGCTGCTGGAGACGGCGACGGGCACCATCCAGGGGTTCGCGCCGCTGAACCAGATCCACCAGCACCTGTGCGCGTTCCACTTCTACGCGGACGACATGACCCGGCAGGTGGAGGCGCACCACTTCTGCGCGCACCTCACCGAGGACGTGCGCCAGTGCCTCGTCTTCGACGCGCCCGGCGCCGACGCGCGGCTCATCGGCGTGGAGTACATCGTCTCCGAGAAGGTGTTCCTGACGCTGCCGGACGACGAGAAACCGCTGTGGCACACGCACGAGTTTGAGGTTAAGGGCGGGTTGCTGTTCATGCCGGGCGTGCCCGGCATGGTCGAGCGCCAGGACCTGGAGAAGGTGTGCAAGACCTACGGCAAGGCCATCCACTTCTGGCAGGTGGACCGCGGCGACGCGCTCCCGCTGGGGCTCCCGCAGATCATGATGGCGATCACGCGCGAGGGACAGCTCCGGCAAGACCTGGCTGATT GTGTGGAGAAGAAGCTCAGCTTGTCGTTccagaaggagagggagaaccGGGCGTACATGAGCGGGCTGGACCACGGCATACACCCGCTGGCGAACGCCGCCGGCAAGGGCCTCAAGACCGAGATCCGTGTTGTCGATATTTCGGCGAACACGAAAGCCAGTGCCGGGAGGGTGTTCACTTGA